The nucleotide window GTCCTGCTGGTAGCAATCAAATGAGAATAGTTTTTAATCTATTTATGGGAGGAATTTTTCAGCTTAATGAAGTATGCCAGAAGCTCTTCCAGTGAGCCATAGTAGATAACCTGAATGCCGGTGAGTTGCAACCAGAAATTTAGACTCCATTACTTTAACCATTAAACATTACAACTCTATGATCATCAATTTCTTGAATGTAATAAAGCATCAAACATAGCCCCTAAAATACACTACAACTGTAACTTTTGTGGCTGTGGTACTGTAACTTCTGCAGCCGTGGTTAAGCACGAGCCTGATTAAGATCATAGTCACCACTACTTTTCGTGATCATCAATTGTCAGTCAAACTACTCAAAAGTGGAATTCGATCTGATTGTGTACTCTGCTACGAGTTGGGCAAAAGATGATGACTTGTTTTCTAGCAGTCTTGCAGGAGAATCACATTCCTCAATCAGCCCTGACACAAAATCAAGGATACATTTCACATAACAAGTGGGGGTAAATGGTAACTACTAGGAAGGTGAAAGGATTGATTATGTGGCAATACTAACCATGACTTAGAAGTAgaaccatgtcactgtcaagaACAGAAGTTATTCGATGCGCAATAGTAATGACAGTACAGTCTGAAAAGTGGTGCCGAAGGGTCTGCTGAATCAAATTATCTGTAGCAGTATCAACAGATGCAGTAGCTTCATCAAGCACCAGGACTTTACTTTTCTTGAGGAGCACACGGCCCAGGCAAACCAGCTGCCTCTGACCCATACTCCAGTTCTCTCCATTTTCACTCACTGCAGCAACCATATGAACATGAACAAAAGCATTTCTATTATATAAGTTTCGGAATTGAATGCATCATATATTGCCTCTATGTTGGACTAGAGCCATAGAACTAACCTGCAGAATCAAGCTTCCCTTGTTTCTTCCTAACTTCATCTCCAAGTTGGCATTTATCCAGAGCCTAAAACAATTAACAATATTTTACATACTAGTGCAACGAGGTACCAATTTAGAGCTGCAAATCTGACAATGAACAATATTTAAAAAGAAGCTTCCTATCATCCTCAGGGTAAAATGAACTAACCTCCCAAATTTGTTCATCTGTATACTCTTCAAGTGGGTCCAGATTGCTTCTTACAGTTCCTTCAAACATGGTTGGGTCCTGAGGGATAATGCTTAGCCTAGACCGCAGATCATGCAATCCAATAGAAGAGATATCGATGCCATCTATCAAAATCCGGCCAGCAGCAGGATCGACAATTCGGAAAAGAGTTTGTATGAGAGTTGACTTTCCACTGCCAGTTCTCCCCACAATCCCAGTTTTCATTCCTCCAGGGAAGGAGCATGTAAGACCCCGCAACACAAGTGGCATGTGTGGAGCATACCGCACCTATGTACATAAACATGGCATAAGATTCAGACATGAAGGGCGCTAtatttctttgaaaaatatggCCTGAATCTAATAAACAAGAACATTAAGTACCTGAAGATCATGCAGATCAACTTTTCCTTGCAATGGCCAGGAATGATCAGGTCTGTTAGAATCTATTACCAGAGGAGGTTCACTTGGTATACTAGTAGTATACTGTAGTATTCTCTCCACAGATATTATCTTGTTTTCCATATTGCAAAGATTCCATATAACCCAAGCTTGTAACATGTTTAGGTTAAGTCCATATGTGACGGCTAAGCCAGCAATGCCTTCATGGTAAAAAGACCCAAAACAAATAAGAAGTGGAGGGAGAATGACTAGACGTCTTATAGTGTTGTATTTCAAACTAAAGATTGATAAGATTCCAGATGAGTATCACTTGCCTGGATCAATCACTCCTTCTGGAACAGAGATCAAGAAAATTAAACAGAATGCAAATGTAATGGATGACAACACATCCAAGCGAAAGCATAGCCATTCCATCGCACCAGCTGTGTAGAACTTTGGCCGACCATATCCATCCATCAGTGTCATGTTGGTATCTCGGAATCTAGATTCTTGATTGAAGCTCCTAATAGTAGTTGACCCTGAAATTGTTTCGGCAAAATGTTGTATCACAGGAGCTTTGCATACTCCAACCAATCTTGCTAGTTCTCGTGCTGAAGGTATGTAATATTGCTGCAGGAATATAAGTTTGTGAGGGTTTGTATTCACAAATAATACTATATCTTGCAGGTTGTTGCAGTTAAATTGGATTTCGAtggatgaaaattgaaaacccttTTCAGTCACTTTAGTAGCTCTTATGGACTTAAGGCGGGCCTGAACTGAGAATTAGTGAGCATGTACAAGCCATGAACAATGATAATGCAAACACATAAAAAAATAGATTGTGACAAGCCAGAATTAGAGACATTATTTGTTTCAAAATAGATTTCATATGACATGGATCAGCAAACACATAAAATAACAGAATTCTGACAAAGTCAGAAGGATTACCTGATACCAAACACAGGCTGTAATCACAGGTATAAATATGATGAAAACTTGCCATGCCACCTGAGACATCACTGCAATAATTCCAAAAGCTGTATCATTGAGAAGGCAAAGGCCCCAATTTGATTTGAAATGTTCATGTCCACTGCATTTTGGTCTGTAGAAGCCTGCAAGAAAATTATAACAGTCAGTATACTACATCAGAGGGGCATGAAattggggttaaaaaaaaagtagactACATAAAGTTCATTAGATCCTCTTTTCATCACCCGATCAAGCAATATATTAAATAAGTTTTGCTTACTCTGTTTAAGATTCGTCCACTTGGAGTGGCATCGAAGAATGACATGGGAGCACGGAATATGCACAAGTGCATTTTATTGAAGAGTATAGTGGCTGTCTTGTACCCAGCTGTTGCAAGAAGCAGAGATCTGAAAAGGATGCAAAAAGAACTTCCAACAGCCAAAGCCACATAGACAATTATAAGCGTAGAGCTTGTAACAGTTGGTTTCATGTCTGCTGACACAGGAGTTGCCCAAGCCATCCAGTAATTGCTTCCAATTTGAAGGAGTTGAAAGAGAATCTGTGCAAGTAATATAAAAGGAACGAGAGCTCCTCCATATGCTGTGGTAATGTATTTCCAGTACACTGAAAACCCAACCttacctttctctctctcttcttcttgaaCAAGCTGCCCTTTTGGCACGCCTAAATCATCTATTTTACTATCTTGAACATCTCTGTTGTCTACTTTTTGGACAGCCCCAGTAGTGCTAGCCGAATTGTTATCTTCTTTGCTGATGCTTGTTTTTTCAACCGGTCCTACCCCAACAGAATCAAGCGCAGACAAAGCTTCATTGTGTGCTCCCACAAGATCCATAAAATCAGTTCCTGAATTAAGAATGTCATTGAACTTTCCAGCTTGAGTGATCTTTCCGTCTTTCATGACCTAATAACAAGGAATAAGTTTGAGTAGACAGAAACCAAACAGAGGAAAACACATCTTATCAGTTGAAATCATAAGAAAAACACTACAAAATTTCTCACCAAGACAATATCAGCAGCAGGTAAGAACTCCACTTGATGAGTAACATAGATTACTGTTTTGGAACTCAAGAGGTCCATCAAGCATTCCTGCAATGCAAGTAGGAAGTGAAGTTTTTATTATGAAGTTTCAACTTGtccaaattttgaaaagaaGCATTTAAATTGAGTTGCATAAGTCAGTAGTTCATTGGAGTGAATAATTTTGAAGGCTCAATTTAGATTGAAATGTAGTGGCCCCAGAATAGAGAAATGAAATACCTTGAAAAGGTGAGATCCTGTATGAGCATCAACAGCACTAAAAGGATCATCAAACAGATAGATATCAGCATCTTGGTACAAAGCTCGTGCAATTTGTATTCTCTGCTTCTGACCTCCACTTAAATTGATTCCCCTTTCCCCTATAACCGTCTGATCACCAAATGATAGAATTTCAAGGTCCTTCTTCAACGAACATGCTTCAAGAACCCCCTCGTACCTTTCTCTGTCCATCTCTTTACCAAACAATATGTTTTGTTCTATCTTACCACTTTGTATCCATGGTGACTGAGAAACATAGGCCTTTGTCCCACACAACTTAAGAGTCCCAGATATCTTGGGAACTTCTCCCAGAATACAAGAAAGTAAGCTTGATTTGCCTGAGCCAACGGTACCACAAACAGCAACCTTCATACCATGGATAACTTTGAGATTTATATCCTTCAATGTAGGGTTAGGCGAAGATAATTCCCAAGAGAAATTTGCATCCAATATTTCAATTGCAGTATCAGAACTACCTCTAGGAAGGTTCTCTACAACATCAGGCTTCAACTCATCAAGAGAAAGGAACGATGCAATTCTATCAAGGGATACCTTTGTCTGTGCTATCATTGAAATTGTGTCTGGAAGACTGTAGATGGGCTCTTGAAGAATTCTGAATGTTGCAAGCGCAGATAAGATCTTCCCTGATTCCAGTGGGATCCCCAAAAGCATGCAAGCAACAAAAGTGACCACAGACACAAATGTGGGGGCACCCCAGAAGACAAATGTGGTCATGGCCGAAGTATAAACAAACTTTCTTAACCATCCTGTCTCAGTCTTCCTGAGGTCAATAATCTTAGACAAAAACTTCATCTCCCATGCCTGCAGCTTGAGAATCCGCATGTTCCTTAAAATCTCCGATGTTGCCTTCATCCTTCTGTCCTTTGACTCCATCAACTTGTCCTGAAACTTCTCTTGCAATTTCCCCAAAGGAACATTTGCCAGCATAACAACTATTGTTGCAACTAAAGTTGCAATTACAGCAAGGCCAAGATTTTTATACAAAATTAAGAGGGCTAAAGCAACTTGTAGAACGACCATCCATGGGTCATGCATGTACCAAGTGAAGTCACCAACCCTCTCAGCATCAACAGTCATAAAATTGATAATCTCACCACTAGTGTGGCACTGCTTGGACTGGCAAGACAGGGTCAAACCCTTATTATAGATCATGGCAACCAGTACAGCTCTTATTCTTACTCCTATCTGCTGCGCCCTAAAGAACCAGTGCCTCTGAGAGAGGCACTCCACGAGCTTCGCCACCAAAAAGGCAGAAACTAAAGCATAGCCCTCATATTCAAACTCACGTCGCCCATAAAGGTATTGCACAAATGTGTCGATTAGATATGGGCCAACATAAGAAGCCATTGTGTAAAGAAGCACAAAGAAAGCTGTCAAAAGAATCTCTCTCCAGGCCGAGAAGATTAATGCCTTCACCAGATGAAGCGTGGTCACTCTGCTAAGAGCACCACGCTCCGACTCGAGCTTATTTCTAAAAACTGGAAAGGACCCAACTACACTATCACCCTTGTCTAGTTCAGGAACGTCTTCAAGGTCTAATGTTTTCTTATTACCCACCGCGATTAAAGGACTCATCCAAGAAAAGGTGAGGATGCTGAAAATCCCAGCATTTGAAAAAGGGATTTTCACAGTTGCATCCCCTGTGGACTTATTTGATTCTGCAGTGTTACCTACACTAGAATCTCTACTACCATTCAAAAGGGGTTCCTCAAGAAGGGTATCTCTACCCTCTTTCGACCCAATAAACCCCACATATATAAAGAAGAGAGCAGAGACAAGGAAGGCAGCATCAGAAACTAGAGATTGAATGGGTAAGGCAACGTGTTTTTGGTAGAGAACAATGTCTATGACAACGCAATAGCAAgataaagaaaagtaaaaacccCACCAAACTCTGAGTA belongs to Rosa chinensis cultivar Old Blush chromosome 4, RchiOBHm-V2, whole genome shotgun sequence and includes:
- the LOC112200115 gene encoding LOW QUALITY PROTEIN: ABC transporter C family member 3-like (The sequence of the model RefSeq protein was modified relative to this genomic sequence to represent the inferred CDS: inserted 1 base in 1 codon); the protein is MSPLIAVGNKKTLDLEDVPELDKGDSVVGSFPVFRNKLESERGALSRVTTLHLVKALIFSAWREILLTAFFVLLYTMASYVGPYLIDTFVQYLYGRREFEYEGYALVSAFLVAKLVECLSQRHWFFRAQQIGVRIRAVLVAMIYNKGLTLSCQSKQCHTSGEIINFMTVDAERVGDFTWYMHDPWMVVLQVALALLILYKNLGLAVIATLVATIVVMLANVPLGKLQEKFQDKLMESKDRRMKATSEILRNMRILKLQAWEMKFLSKIIDLRKTETGWLRKFVYTSAMTTFVFWGAPTFVSVVTFVACMLLGIPLESGKILSALATFRILQEPIYSLPDTISMIAQTKVSLDRIASFLSLDELKPDVVENLPRGSSDTAIEILDANFSWELSSPNPTLKDINLKVIHGMKVAVCGTVGSGKSSLLSCILGEVPKISGTLKLCGTKAYVSQSPWIQSGKIEQNILFGKEMDRERYEGVLEACSLKKDLEILSFGDQTVIGERGINLSGGQKQRIQIARALYQDADIYLFDDPFSAVDAHTGSHLFKECLMDLLSSKTVIYVTHQVEFLPAADIVLVMKDGKITQAGKFNDILNSGTDFMDLVGAHNEALSALDSVGVGPVEKTSISKEDNNSASTTGAVQKVDNRDVQDSKIDDLGVPKGQLVQEEEREKGKVGFSVYWKYITTAYGGALVPFILLAQILFQLLQIGSNYWMAWATPVSADMKPTVTSSTLIIVYVALAVGSSFCILFRSLLLATAGYKTATILFNKMHLCIFRAPMSFFDATPSGRILNRASTDQNAVDMNISNQIGAFAFSMIQLXGIIAVMSQVAWQVFIIFIPVITACVWYQQYYIPSARELARLVGVCKAPVIQHFAETISGSTTIRSFNQESRFRDTNMTLMDGYGRPKFYTAGAMEWLCFRLDVLSSITFAFCLIFLISVPEGVIDPGIAGLAVTYGLNLNMLQAWVIWNLCNMENKIISVERILQYTTSIPSEPPLVIDSNRPDHSWPLQGKVDLHDLQVRYAPHMPLVLRGLTCSFPGGMKTGIVGRTGSGKSTLIQTLFRIVDPAAGRILIDGIDISSIGLHDLRSRLSIIPQDPTMFEGTVRSNLDPLEEYTDEQIWEALDKCQLGDEVRKKQGKLDSAVSENGENWSMGQRQLVCLGRVLLKKSKVLVLDEATASVDTATDNLIQQTLRHHFSDCTVITIAHRITSVLDSDMVLLLSHGLIEECDSPARLLENKSSSFAQLVAEYTIRSNSTFE